One region of Metallosphaera sedula DSM 5348 genomic DNA includes:
- a CDS encoding DsrE family protein: protein MKVGIILGSNELDRVAYAGMHALISATLDNEVVLFATMDGVKAFLKNPDLRVESGTSKTIRESNEDVFQHFRKAKKSGKLKILACSYASKIHGLDKDDYGDLVDDIVGITSFSMEVEGGQIISIW from the coding sequence ATGAAAGTTGGAATTATTTTGGGCTCCAATGAGCTGGACCGAGTAGCCTATGCGGGTATGCACGCCCTAATCTCAGCCACCCTAGACAACGAAGTGGTTCTTTTTGCCACAATGGACGGAGTTAAGGCCTTCCTGAAGAATCCGGATCTAAGGGTCGAATCAGGAACCTCCAAGACCATAAGGGAAAGTAATGAGGATGTTTTCCAACACTTCAGGAAAGCTAAGAAATCGGGAAAACTGAAGATATTGGCCTGCTCCTACGCAAGCAAGATCCATGGCCTAGACAAGGATGACTATGGGGACCTGGTCGATGACATAGTTGGGATTACCTCCTTCTCCATGGAAGTTGAGGGAGGACAGATCATAAGCATATGGTGA
- a CDS encoding ATP-binding protein translates to MDLGTLTLEKDQVIRKCIAILGIRGSGKSNTAKVFAEELIKEKVPLVIVDPDGEYRGLEAIIFDKFNVDPEEVVNLLMVGKSVVLDVNDWNEEVFKFLTTFFNILWETSKIYRRDIFVLLEEAHEFIPQGTRTPLSDVLVRIALRGRKRGIGMILVSQRSAKVNKDVLTQSEIYFLHKVVHPVDVRVYKEILPLKSREIEAEIKAMETGDAIFYKDGELRKVRIRKFDEFPSVIQSGEKAEI, encoded by the coding sequence ATGGATTTAGGAACACTGACCCTAGAGAAGGATCAAGTAATTAGAAAGTGTATAGCTATCCTAGGAATAAGAGGATCAGGAAAATCAAATACTGCGAAAGTGTTCGCTGAGGAACTCATCAAGGAGAAAGTTCCCCTAGTTATAGTGGATCCAGACGGTGAATATAGGGGGCTTGAGGCTATAATTTTTGATAAATTTAACGTTGATCCAGAGGAAGTGGTTAACCTTCTTATGGTTGGTAAAAGCGTGGTCCTTGATGTTAATGACTGGAACGAGGAAGTATTCAAGTTCCTGACCACCTTCTTCAACATCCTTTGGGAGACTTCCAAGATTTATAGGAGGGACATCTTCGTCCTCCTAGAGGAGGCACATGAGTTTATCCCCCAGGGAACAAGAACCCCGCTTAGCGACGTCTTGGTGAGGATTGCCCTTCGAGGGAGAAAGAGGGGGATTGGGATGATCCTGGTGAGTCAGAGATCAGCCAAGGTAAACAAGGATGTCCTTACCCAGAGCGAGATCTATTTCCTCCACAAGGTGGTTCACCCAGTCGACGTAAGGGTTTACAAGGAAATACTACCTCTAAAATCCAGGGAAATTGAGGCTGAGATAAAGGCCATGGAAACTGGAGATGCGATATTTTACAAGGATGGGGAACTAAGAAAGGTTAGAATTAGAAAGTTTGATGAGTTTCCGTCGGTCATCCAGAGCGGTGAAAAGGCGGAAATATAA
- a CDS encoding carboxypeptidase M32, with translation MLQEILEKYKRVWSLNYSQALLAWDLETYMPEEDSALRGEVLANISTMIREMTMALEPDVEKVREEDLDDFGKGVIRVLRRSLRFYKLVPKEITEELDRLTSQSVVVWRESKRKGDFNLFKPYLERIVELQRSIAEKLGYEGHPYNALVDLYEEGITVTDLDAVFSQLLPDLRTILEKVLAEGYFPSNHPLKEMSYDPKVMEEVNREVLKILNMPTKTFRMDVSAHPFTIRISSKDVRITTRYEGIDFRSTIFSVIHESGHAMYELMVDPAYEMTPVAGGASTGIHESQSRFWENIVGRSREFTNILYPILKSKLPIKDDQESLYRYFNMVSPSLIRVDADEVTYNFHIALRYEIEKNLISGKLSVSDLPSMWNDFMDKYLGVRPKHDGEGVLQDIHWSQGSFGYFPTYTLGNVLAATIYHFIEDLPTKVSRGDVNGIRAFLSEKICKYGAVYPPKVLLTKAFGEVYNPKRLSSYLEKKYIA, from the coding sequence ATGCTTCAAGAAATTCTTGAAAAGTACAAGAGGGTCTGGTCCCTGAACTACTCTCAAGCCCTTCTAGCGTGGGATCTGGAAACCTACATGCCAGAAGAGGACTCAGCGTTAAGGGGAGAAGTACTGGCTAACATCTCCACCATGATCAGGGAAATGACCATGGCACTTGAACCTGACGTGGAAAAGGTGAGGGAAGAGGACTTAGACGACTTCGGGAAGGGCGTAATTCGGGTACTGAGGAGGTCACTTAGGTTCTACAAGCTTGTCCCCAAGGAGATCACAGAGGAACTGGACAGGTTAACCTCCCAAAGCGTGGTAGTATGGAGGGAGAGTAAAAGGAAAGGGGACTTCAACCTGTTCAAGCCTTACCTGGAGAGGATAGTGGAGCTTCAGAGGAGTATTGCTGAGAAACTGGGTTACGAGGGACATCCCTATAACGCGTTAGTTGATCTCTACGAGGAAGGGATAACGGTGACCGATCTAGATGCCGTGTTCTCTCAGTTACTTCCAGATCTGAGGACCATCCTGGAAAAGGTGTTGGCCGAGGGCTATTTTCCCTCTAATCATCCGCTCAAGGAAATGAGCTATGACCCAAAGGTTATGGAGGAGGTGAATAGGGAGGTCCTGAAGATTCTCAACATGCCCACGAAAACGTTTAGGATGGACGTATCCGCACACCCGTTCACGATTAGAATATCATCTAAGGACGTAAGGATTACGACCCGATATGAGGGGATAGACTTCAGGAGTACCATATTCTCGGTAATACATGAATCAGGACATGCCATGTACGAGCTTATGGTTGATCCTGCATATGAGATGACTCCAGTTGCCGGTGGAGCCTCAACAGGGATTCATGAGTCTCAATCGAGGTTCTGGGAGAACATAGTGGGTAGAAGTAGGGAGTTCACTAACATCCTCTACCCCATCCTTAAGAGTAAGCTCCCAATCAAGGATGACCAGGAGTCGCTGTACAGGTACTTCAACATGGTGTCGCCAAGCCTCATTAGGGTAGATGCAGACGAAGTCACATACAACTTTCACATTGCCCTCAGGTACGAAATTGAGAAGAACCTTATCTCCGGTAAGCTGAGCGTAAGCGATCTTCCGTCAATGTGGAACGACTTCATGGATAAGTACCTGGGAGTCAGACCCAAGCATGATGGAGAAGGGGTTCTGCAGGACATCCACTGGTCACAGGGTAGTTTCGGCTACTTCCCGACGTACACCTTGGGAAACGTTCTAGCTGCGACCATCTACCATTTCATAGAGGACTTGCCTACGAAGGTGAGCAGGGGAGACGTGAACGGAATAAGGGCTTTCCTGTCGGAGAAGATATGTAAGTATGGGGCTGTTTATCCACCTAAGGTTCTCTTAACCAAGGCATTCGGTGAGGTCTATAACCCAAAGAGACTATCGTCCTATCTTGAAAAGAAATACATAGCCTAA
- a CDS encoding PFL family protein produces MNYSAEEIAEVINMLTHEDLDIRSVTLSVNTLFAVSDVPERALEKLSSLRSAFSRFSEVVNSVQDKLGVKIVTKRVAVSPVQYFLEPYPDVKYAIKLGEFLDTLARESEIDYIGGFSAYADRGISRGAHVMLQSLADTMNSTSRLSSMLNAASTQEGLNVDAVKLFTSQLLRMSSHASSRVAIMANSPQDSPFVPSAHHGRGMPNSSINIAVSGPGVVAGAIRRAKPATFQELYEVIKKASFKVTRLGELVGRMVSEELGVAMGSVDLSLAPSPKVGDSVAEILEVMGISKVGGHGSLTALAILMDAVKKGGSMATNLVGGLSSAFIPVSEDSIMALRMREGYLELNDLLAMSAVCNSGIDMVGVPRDAGQDKITALILDVLSLGLMLNKIVGVRVIPIEGKPGQEVDLGGLLGKVVVAKMKDVDSSEFTSRAGFIPTPVKRLELG; encoded by the coding sequence ATCTGATGTCCCTGAAAGAGCCCTGGAGAAGCTATCGTCTCTGAGGTCTGCATTCTCTAGGTTTTCCGAAGTGGTCAACTCAGTGCAGGATAAACTTGGGGTTAAGATCGTAACTAAGAGAGTTGCTGTTTCCCCAGTTCAGTACTTTCTCGAGCCCTATCCAGACGTGAAATATGCGATAAAGCTAGGGGAGTTCCTAGATACCCTAGCTAGAGAGTCGGAGATTGACTACATTGGGGGATTCTCAGCGTACGCTGATAGGGGGATTAGTAGGGGGGCCCACGTAATGTTGCAGAGCTTAGCAGATACCATGAACTCTACCTCAAGGTTGTCCAGTATGCTCAACGCAGCTTCCACTCAGGAAGGTCTCAACGTGGACGCTGTCAAGCTATTTACCTCACAGTTATTGAGGATGTCCTCCCACGCCTCTTCTAGGGTGGCAATAATGGCTAATTCACCGCAGGACTCACCCTTCGTTCCCTCGGCACATCATGGCCGTGGGATGCCCAACTCATCCATTAACATAGCCGTGAGTGGGCCTGGGGTCGTCGCGGGGGCCATAAGGAGAGCCAAGCCTGCCACTTTTCAGGAGTTATACGAGGTAATCAAGAAGGCTTCATTCAAGGTTACGAGGCTTGGGGAGCTCGTGGGGAGGATGGTGTCGGAGGAACTAGGTGTGGCCATGGGTTCCGTAGACCTATCGCTTGCCCCATCCCCAAAGGTAGGCGATAGCGTTGCAGAGATCCTGGAGGTTATGGGAATCTCCAAGGTAGGTGGACATGGCTCTCTCACGGCTCTAGCCATACTTATGGATGCTGTGAAGAAGGGTGGATCCATGGCAACAAACCTAGTGGGAGGACTTAGCAGTGCCTTCATACCTGTGAGCGAGGACTCCATCATGGCCCTGAGAATGAGGGAGGGTTATCTAGAGCTCAATGACCTGCTAGCAATGTCGGCCGTCTGTAACAGTGGAATAGATATGGTTGGGGTTCCCCGAGACGCAGGACAGGACAAGATTACTGCCTTAATTCTCGATGTTCTCTCTCTTGGGCTAATGCTTAACAAGATCGTTGGAGTAAGGGTGATCCCGATAGAGGGTAAGCCTGGGCAGGAGGTGGATCTGGGAGGACTCCTTGGAAAAGTGGTCGTGGCCAAGATGAAGGATGTGGATAGCTCTGAGTTCACATCTAGGGCAGGGTTCATTCCCACACCAGTCAAGAGGCTAGAGTTGGGTTAA
- a CDS encoding DUF1641 domain-containing protein, with amino-acid sequence MATEVNLDKVLTKLDEKKMEELANFLDHVSTLNEVLTKIGQLKDSGALDVLINFSYGAKSLRDALNDDAIQSIADMLSNLMIIAGEMKNKQNDIAQILENADALKDALMRLKALRDSGTLDVIVNMSYALKSLREALNDDAIMNLGSTLSNLMEVLSSMNPKTSDGLKQIIDKAPALNEVLNRVMDLKNSGTLDVLINMSYALKSLRDALNDDAITNLGTTLSLIFEFLPKGLEFLNKATSPPLSSLIEVWSSEEARKVLANPENVTLGKLIAMMKDPDIQRGLGVMMGMLKIVGKNFKA; translated from the coding sequence ATGGCTACAGAGGTAAACCTGGATAAGGTACTTACGAAACTAGACGAAAAGAAGATGGAGGAACTAGCTAACTTCCTCGATCACGTCTCTACGTTAAATGAGGTCCTCACAAAGATAGGTCAACTAAAGGATAGCGGTGCCCTTGACGTTCTAATTAACTTCAGTTACGGGGCCAAGTCACTAAGGGATGCGCTCAACGATGATGCCATACAGAGCATAGCCGACATGCTTTCCAATCTCATGATAATTGCGGGTGAGATGAAGAATAAACAAAACGACATTGCCCAAATTCTTGAAAATGCAGACGCATTGAAAGATGCCCTAATGAGGTTGAAGGCATTGAGGGATAGCGGAACCCTTGACGTTATTGTCAACATGTCCTATGCCCTGAAGTCGTTGAGGGAAGCTCTTAACGATGATGCCATCATGAACCTAGGCTCTACCCTCAGTAATCTCATGGAAGTCCTTAGCTCCATGAATCCCAAGACTTCAGATGGACTAAAGCAGATAATAGACAAGGCTCCAGCACTGAATGAGGTTTTGAATAGGGTCATGGATCTAAAGAACAGCGGCACCTTAGACGTGTTAATAAACATGTCCTATGCCCTGAAGTCATTGAGGGATGCGCTCAACGATGATGCCATCACAAATCTAGGAACTACCCTTTCGCTGATATTTGAGTTCTTACCCAAGGGATTAGAGTTCCTAAATAAGGCAACGTCCCCACCCCTGAGCTCCCTGATTGAGGTTTGGTCGAGCGAAGAGGCAAGGAAGGTCCTGGCTAACCCGGAGAACGTCACACTTGGAAAGCTAATAGCTATGATGAAGGATCCTGATATCCAGAGGGGGCTAGGAGTAATGATGGGCATGTTAAAGATAGTAGGCAAGAACTTCAAGGCCTGA
- a CDS encoding ABC transporter ATP-binding protein, producing MIEVDGLTKVYRDGTVALDHVTFQSNAKVLSVLGRNGAGKTTMMRILSTQLLPSSGTARILGLDVISEAEKLRTRIVSIPQEAKPVGFASPLEHLTMFLTARGESIKSALEESRRALKEIGLWEVRDKPCDDLSGGMKRKVFVAMALASNADLIFLDEPTTGLDPISRLEVWSVIKNISSRVVLTTHYMEEAEELSQDIVMLGKGKVIAKGTKEELLAPLRGKVRIEGIGDRLIGKTQISYMDENKAKEIVGKAVIKPVSLEDLFILHGEDGN from the coding sequence ATGATAGAGGTTGACGGATTAACAAAGGTTTACAGGGATGGCACAGTTGCGCTTGATCACGTGACCTTCCAATCTAATGCCAAGGTCTTATCCGTTCTAGGAAGGAATGGGGCAGGAAAAACCACGATGATGAGAATTCTGTCCACTCAACTTCTCCCGTCCTCCGGGACAGCTAGGATACTTGGACTTGACGTGATCTCAGAGGCCGAGAAGCTCAGAACGAGAATAGTCTCAATACCTCAAGAGGCGAAGCCGGTGGGATTCGCGAGTCCCCTGGAACACCTCACCATGTTTCTCACTGCTAGGGGAGAGTCCATTAAATCTGCACTGGAGGAGTCCAGGAGAGCACTCAAGGAAATAGGACTTTGGGAAGTTAGGGACAAGCCCTGCGACGATTTGTCGGGTGGCATGAAAAGGAAGGTATTCGTGGCCATGGCCTTGGCGTCAAATGCTGATCTCATCTTTCTCGACGAGCCTACGACGGGTCTGGATCCCATATCCAGGCTCGAGGTATGGTCTGTGATAAAGAACATCAGCTCTAGAGTAGTTCTCACGACTCACTACATGGAAGAGGCTGAGGAACTATCACAGGACATAGTAATGTTGGGAAAGGGAAAGGTCATAGCCAAGGGAACCAAGGAAGAGTTACTTGCTCCCCTTCGCGGAAAGGTAAGGATAGAGGGAATTGGGGACAGGTTAATTGGCAAAACCCAGATTTCCTATATGGATGAGAACAAGGCCAAGGAGATCGTGGGTAAGGCAGTGATTAAACCAGTTTCGCTGGAGGACCTCTTTATTCTTCATGGGGAGGATGGGAATTGA
- a CDS encoding ABC transporter permease, which yields MNLRYVLAFAWFYGYSFLKRGYTYVFSYLITPLSILFLVYVLSRGALLQYAVVGGLISVVATNSVVSLSDVVMLRKEMKLQDMLVATRIGPAEYMLGLATANLIFSSVGMIVYVILGLILHVFSITSALISFLIACYLNYSMTGLAFIIGTFVPYTRHSWAISGVLGTVFTIIPPIYYPYSELHGIVAYLSLVIPSSPASVITQGVTGLTNFNVIALLLFLVEGPLFVLLAMKTSRWREK from the coding sequence TTGAACCTGAGGTATGTACTGGCGTTTGCGTGGTTCTATGGTTACTCGTTCCTGAAAAGAGGGTACACCTACGTTTTCAGCTACCTGATTACCCCGCTCTCAATCCTTTTCCTAGTGTACGTACTTTCCAGGGGAGCTCTGCTCCAGTACGCTGTTGTGGGAGGATTGATCTCCGTGGTAGCCACGAACTCTGTGGTAAGCCTTTCTGACGTAGTCATGTTGAGGAAGGAAATGAAGTTACAGGATATGCTTGTGGCCACTAGGATAGGACCCGCCGAATACATGCTAGGGTTGGCAACGGCGAATCTAATCTTCTCGTCTGTGGGAATGATAGTATACGTGATTCTGGGCCTAATCCTTCACGTATTCTCCATAACTAGTGCCCTGATCAGTTTCCTGATAGCCTGTTACCTGAACTACTCCATGACAGGATTAGCGTTTATCATTGGCACCTTTGTCCCATACACGCGTCATTCCTGGGCTATCTCAGGCGTTCTAGGGACAGTCTTCACAATAATACCGCCAATATATTATCCATATTCTGAATTACATGGAATTGTGGCCTATCTGTCCCTAGTAATTCCCTCATCGCCTGCCTCAGTTATTACGCAAGGAGTAACAGGGTTAACAAACTTCAACGTAATTGCCTTGCTCCTATTCCTTGTTGAGGGACCTCTCTTCGTACTTCTAGCCATGAAAACATCTAGGTGGAGAGAAAAGTGA
- a CDS encoding SDR family oxidoreductase, translated as MYALVTGGSRGIGREIAKTFVNEGYKVAILYHGSDEKAKELKEKGVLTVKCDVGDRSQVRKAREELEKDFPRLDVLVNNAGIWYLMPFENFDEEKYNAMLKVNLNGVIYVTYEFLSLLKRSENGSIINIASNAGIGTAAEGTTFYAITKAGVIILTRRLAFELGKYNIRVNAVAPGWIETDMTLGGKTPEEAEKLRETFRNKTVLHTTGKPEDVANIVSFLASKKARYVTGQIIVADGGRVDNLTHSL; from the coding sequence ATGTATGCCCTAGTTACTGGAGGTTCAAGGGGTATAGGAAGGGAAATAGCTAAGACCTTCGTGAATGAAGGATATAAGGTTGCAATACTCTATCACGGCTCTGATGAAAAAGCTAAAGAATTGAAAGAAAAAGGAGTGCTTACTGTGAAATGTGATGTGGGAGATCGATCTCAGGTGAGGAAGGCTAGGGAAGAGCTCGAGAAAGATTTTCCCAGGTTGGACGTGCTCGTGAACAATGCTGGTATATGGTATCTGATGCCCTTCGAGAATTTCGATGAGGAAAAATACAACGCCATGTTAAAGGTTAATCTTAACGGGGTAATTTACGTCACGTATGAATTTCTATCTCTTCTTAAGAGGTCGGAAAATGGATCGATTATTAACATAGCCAGCAATGCAGGTATTGGGACAGCCGCTGAGGGAACAACTTTTTACGCCATAACCAAAGCAGGGGTAATAATCCTAACAAGGAGACTAGCGTTCGAGTTAGGTAAATATAACATAAGGGTTAACGCTGTGGCACCAGGCTGGATAGAGACTGACATGACTCTAGGAGGGAAGACTCCTGAAGAGGCGGAGAAATTAAGGGAAACGTTCAGGAATAAGACAGTTCTTCACACCACAGGGAAGCCTGAGGACGTTGCTAACATTGTTAGCTTCTTAGCAAGCAAAAAGGCTAGATATGTTACCGGACAAATTATAGTGGCAGATGGAGGAAGGGTTGATAACTTAACCCACTCGCTATGA
- a CDS encoding sulfurtransferase TusA family protein codes for MSLKIYKKLDLTGQSCAGPLGELSGVLEEISPGEAVEAILGDEATKKDVVAFVTKKGYKVVSEKNEGGKFTLVITK; via the coding sequence ATGTCCTTAAAGATATATAAAAAGTTGGATCTAACGGGTCAATCTTGCGCAGGACCTCTAGGAGAACTCTCTGGAGTCCTAGAGGAGATAAGTCCAGGGGAGGCAGTAGAGGCTATCTTAGGGGATGAAGCTACCAAGAAGGACGTGGTAGCATTTGTAACTAAGAAGGGTTACAAGGTCGTTTCCGAGAAAAATGAGGGTGGTAAGTTCACACTGGTGATCACAAAATGA
- a CDS encoding NAD(P)/FAD-dependent oxidoreductase — protein MKRVIVVGGGIAGTIVANRMARMMPEELERGDAEIVVLDKNEKHTYQPGQALVPFNVQDPMELIRPERELLDHRVKFLHGQKGEVSKIDPANHSVTTADGVSHSYDYLVIATGSHLRWDEVPGYRDAVYSPWEYESALKLREALDQFSGGTVVINVAKLPHKCPVAPMEIALMLDDYLKRRGIRDKTEIIYTYPVPGIFGIKTTNDVMIKIFQERGIKIISPFNVTNVNAKDKVMESQEGEKIKFDLAIGVPPHTGADVIGKSGIGDKRNWIPTDKFTLRMKDHSNVFVIGDTTDIPISKAGSTADFESYVIANNVTNEIRGNGLKKTYDGSVFCYIATGLDSGTYIRFNYAAPPVPPPPSYVHWWGKLMYNKLYWTVTAKAIV, from the coding sequence ATGAAGAGAGTTATAGTCGTAGGTGGAGGTATAGCTGGAACAATCGTAGCCAACAGAATGGCTAGAATGATGCCAGAGGAGCTGGAGAGGGGAGACGCAGAGATAGTGGTCCTGGACAAGAACGAGAAACATACCTATCAACCAGGCCAAGCTCTAGTTCCCTTTAACGTTCAAGATCCCATGGAGCTAATCAGACCGGAGAGGGAGCTGTTAGATCATAGAGTTAAGTTTCTTCACGGTCAAAAGGGAGAAGTTTCTAAGATAGACCCGGCTAACCACTCCGTTACAACAGCTGACGGGGTTTCCCACTCCTACGACTATCTGGTTATAGCTACTGGTTCACATCTAAGATGGGATGAAGTACCGGGCTATAGGGACGCCGTCTACTCCCCTTGGGAATACGAGAGTGCGTTAAAACTGAGGGAAGCATTGGATCAATTTAGTGGAGGAACAGTGGTGATTAACGTTGCCAAGTTACCCCATAAGTGCCCCGTAGCGCCCATGGAGATTGCCTTGATGCTGGACGATTACCTAAAGAGGAGGGGAATCAGGGACAAGACAGAGATTATCTACACCTATCCTGTACCTGGGATATTCGGTATCAAGACCACAAACGACGTTATGATAAAGATATTTCAAGAAAGAGGAATAAAGATAATCTCTCCATTCAATGTAACCAACGTTAATGCGAAGGATAAGGTGATGGAATCTCAAGAGGGGGAGAAAATCAAGTTCGACCTCGCCATAGGGGTGCCACCGCACACAGGTGCTGATGTTATAGGGAAGTCCGGCATTGGGGACAAGAGGAACTGGATTCCAACCGACAAGTTCACCTTGAGAATGAAGGATCACTCCAACGTATTCGTAATAGGTGATACCACGGACATTCCAATTTCCAAGGCCGGGTCAACTGCGGACTTTGAATCCTACGTAATTGCAAACAACGTTACGAACGAGATAAGGGGTAACGGACTCAAGAAGACATATGATGGGTCAGTGTTCTGCTACATTGCCACGGGACTTGACTCTGGGACCTATATCAGATTTAACTACGCAGCACCTCCAGTACCTCCACCACCTTCCTACGTACATTGGTGGGGCAAACTAATGTACAACAAGTTGTACTGGACAGTGACCGCCAAGGCCATAGTGTGA
- a CDS encoding sulfurtransferase, which yields MKYLISAPKLLEDLHDYKVVEVTFYDDSYVEWHIPNAIRLPWRYLRHPVKRDFATREILEKRLGELGISHEDPLVLYSDFNNRYAFYAFWILRAFGHREMSVLDGGKVAWEIKEFPRETEVRSRPACKYEALEPDWSQRIMVWELLPKINRGEKFQLLDVRYREEYVGEASTPPEHPNEESQVTGHIPGAVNVPWNKFFDPITEELLPPDKLEISVSRDDTVVYCRTGARASLVWFYLKYLLNIPRVRLYDGSWSEWGNMVGVPVER from the coding sequence ATGAAATACTTGATTTCCGCACCAAAATTACTAGAGGACCTTCACGATTATAAGGTGGTTGAGGTCACTTTCTATGACGATTCCTACGTTGAATGGCACATTCCCAACGCCATCAGGCTCCCCTGGAGATACCTAAGGCATCCCGTGAAAAGGGATTTCGCCACTAGGGAAATTCTTGAGAAGAGATTAGGCGAACTTGGAATTTCCCACGAAGATCCCTTGGTCTTGTACAGTGACTTCAACAATAGGTATGCATTTTACGCGTTCTGGATATTGAGGGCTTTCGGCCACAGGGAGATGAGCGTTCTGGATGGCGGAAAGGTCGCGTGGGAGATCAAGGAGTTTCCAAGAGAGACAGAGGTGAGGAGTCGACCAGCCTGCAAATATGAAGCCTTGGAACCTGACTGGAGTCAAAGGATCATGGTGTGGGAGTTACTTCCCAAGATCAATAGGGGGGAGAAATTTCAGCTTCTCGACGTTAGATACCGTGAAGAATATGTGGGAGAGGCAAGTACCCCGCCTGAACACCCCAACGAGGAATCTCAAGTAACGGGTCACATCCCCGGGGCTGTGAATGTGCCATGGAACAAGTTCTTTGATCCCATCACGGAAGAACTTCTTCCGCCGGATAAGCTTGAGATATCCGTGTCTAGGGACGACACTGTGGTATACTGTAGAACTGGGGCGAGGGCCTCCCTCGTATGGTTTTACCTGAAATACCTTCTGAACATTCCCCGTGTGAGACTTTACGACGGTTCATGGTCGGAATGGGGAAACATGGTTGGAGTTCCAGTGGAAAGGTAG